The following DNA comes from Triticum aestivum cultivar Chinese Spring chromosome 3D, IWGSC CS RefSeq v2.1, whole genome shotgun sequence.
TGGATCGTCTTCCACCTCCGCCACCGCCCCtgccctccacctccgcctccggccccgccctccacctccgcctccgcccccgccTCCGTCCCCGCCCTCCACCTCCGCCTCGGcccccgcctccacctccacccacGCCGTCCTGGGGCTCCTCCTGGACCGCGCGCGCCCAGGTGATGCTCTGCTGCCGCCTGCTCGTGGAGGCGAGCTGGTGCTGTGCTGCTGTCCGCTGGTGGAGTCGAGCTGCTGCTCTGCTGCCGGCTGCTGGTGAAGGCGAGCTGGTGCCCGCACGCGCCCAGGGGAGCTGCTGCCGCTGAAGCACTCACCGCACACAGGAGCTGCTGCCGCTGAAGTACTCGCCGCTGCACAGGAGCTGCTGGCCTAGGTTCATCTCCTCGCCCAGTACCCGCTCTGCATCAATTTGATGATCATAAGCAATCAGATGATCATAAACTAAGACTTGCTCATATGAGTAAACAATTTGATGATCATAAACAAGAGTAATTCAAAGAAATATTTGTTGCCAATAATTCAAGACAAGAGTAATTCAAGAGATAATTGCTGCCAATGATTCGAGTGAATACTCCATCAGAATTTGTTCAAATTATTGAGATGACGACGGATAGACGACATGTAATTAACCTGGGGAGAAAAGGCCACCAATAACCATGAGTTCATGTATTGGTTTTGATCTCAGGAAGCAAGGTTTTGATTTCTTACAACATGCCACTACTCTAGGAGAAAATTTTGGTATCTCATGAAGAAATTATGAGGTTTACTCTGCCAATAGCCCTGATCTGAATGGCCTTGACCTTGGGTTCTTCAACTCGTTGCAATCTCTAACAGATTGTCTAAGCCCTAGAACGCTTCAAGATCTTATCAAGGGTGTGCTAGATGAATTTGAAAACTATGAGGTTTACAAGCTGAACAGAGTTTTCCTATCTCCACAAGCTTGCATGGTTGAAATCTTGAACCATGCAGGGGGCAATGGGTATAAAATACCCCATGCGAACAAGGAAAGGCTAGAGAACCTTGGGATGCTACCTCCAAGACTTACATGCCCTCCAGAGGTATATGCAAATACCCTGCACAATCTTGGGATAATGGAGAGAgttgcttgttgagatgcttgtcgagatgcttgaggagttgcttgttgagatgcttgtcgagatgcttgttgagatgcttgaggagttgcttgttgagatgcttgaggagttgcttgttgagatgcttgaggagttgcttgttgagttgcttgtcgagatgctagttgagatgcttgaggagttgcttgttgagatgcctatcgagatgcttgttgagatgcttgaggagttgcttgttgagatgcttgtcgagttgcTTGTTAAGATGCTTGTGATTATTTGTGTGGAGTATGTGTAACTCCTTGTTTGTGTGGAGTATGCGTAACCCTAGAGATGTGGCTTGTGTGGAGTATATGTAACTCCTTGAGAAGAGACTTGTGTGGAGTGCATCATTTGTATGATCATTTTCGGAAACCCCATGTGAAATTACTCCATATGTTTGCAAAAGGCTTCTATGGACTGGATTTTACTCCATACATATGATCATTTTTGTTTGAAaagtttcatttaattttgtgtggaGTACATCATTTGTGTGATcatttttgtttaattaagagagaagaggagagggcactggaagagagagagagagagagagaagagaagagagggaaccGGAAGATAATCCAGTTTCATTTGATTTAGGTCTCATATTGTTGCACTATTGTAAGAACTACTCCTACTCCAAGAACTACTCCTACTCCTatttttaattaaaactaaacagcAGGTCCACATGATTCTAATTTTAATTTAAGGAAAATTCCACACGATTTTACTTGTATGGCCTATCGCGATTTTACTGAAACTACTCCTGATTTTACAGAAACTACTCCTATCATGATTTTGCTGTCATTAATATGCAAGCAACAATTAAGTTCACAATATTATGCAAGTTAACAAGCTTCAGTAGCCCAAGTTTCAGTACATAAGTTAACAGAAGCTACAGACGACAACTTTTAAAAGAAGCTACTCTGCACTCTACCTGCAGTAGATAAACAAATTGTATACAGGGAGTATGTACTGAGATTGCAGTGAAAACAAATAAGAAGAACACATTTAGTCTGATTGTGTTATTGACAATTTAAAGCATTTTTTGATACACACATTGTGAATGATGGCATGGTCTTACAGTAGCTGGAGCTTCCAAGACACTCAGGGCATTCCTCTTCAACTTCACCTCCACACCATTCTTCAGAACCTGCTTTTATGATAATATCTCAGGAATTAGAACAAGATACCACATTTGGTTGCTTGACTAGCTAATTTCTGAAAAGAAAAGTGAAGTCAAAAGACATTATTTCTTTCACTCCATTGCAATTGTCAATCATTATAGAGAACCAGCCACTAGCTAAGCAGAGTTTCAGTGGGATGCCCAAATAATAATTGGAAGCAAGAATCACTTTATAAGCAGAGTTTCAGTAGAATCTCAAGATTCATAGCAGAGTGAGAATCCAGCATCTGATATCTGGAGGATTGGTGAACACTGAACATTTGATGCAGTTACATAAATCCAAAGCTATACTAAGTTACCAGCAGTAAGAATCACTTTATAACACAGCAAAAAATTGCAGCACAAGGTAACTATTCCAAGACTGAACTTAGCGCAGTAGGTGAACCTGCCTCAGACATCATAACAGACGGGATATCACTTCAGCAAGGTCGATAACAGCCTGAATTTAGCGCAAGAAAACAAAGGTTCTTGGCACCGAAACAACCAAGACTGGATGTCCTGCTGCAATGGGGATAAGACTGGTTCTTGGCACCAAAACAAGACGAATCGCTCACCTGCAGTAATGGGACAGGAACTCCCTGTAGTCCCCGTAGTCCGGCGCCGCCGCCACGGAATTGTTCGCCACTAGTGGCTCCCTGCGCTCGCCGCGGACTGACGGCATgggcagcccgcccaaggacgcgGCGGAGGCCTCCTCCCCCAGTGCCTCCCCCGGGGGCCTCCACCACCAGCAGCAGCTCCGATTCCGCCTCTTCAAGCGCCcgagcgccggcggggccgccggcGACGTCGTGCTGGGCCTGGGGATCCGGGAGAGGAGGGAGCTGGGCCGAGTCTTCTTCGCCTTCTGTAGGGGTGGAGGTAGGAGCTAGGGAGGGGTGGATCCACCGGCGCACGTAGATCGAGCGCCCGCGCGCCTCCACCGCATAGAAGCTCGTCACCGGcggaaaaaaatcaaatttttcaGTGGCGCATACAGACTGTGACTGGAGGACGGGTGGTGGAAGAGGCCGGCGACGTCGAGAGGGAGAGGCAGAGAGACCGACGTCGAGGGGGAGTGGCAGAGGGGAGGCTGGCGATGGGGACGCGGGCCGCCGACGAGCGGATCTGGGAGAGTGACTGGGAGAGCGAATGGAGCTAGCGCTGTGAGCGACTGAGCGAGCGAGCGGTGCGGACAGTGAACGAACGATGCGGGAGGGCAAATTGGGAAAGTGAAAGAATTTCGTAACGTGACGAAAATTACAGTACGATCGCTTAAACGACCTacatttcggaacagagggagtatattgttgtttgtttgtttgtttgttaagACGATGGATGATACACTGTTGTTTTTGTTTGATTCTAGTGGAACAAATATGGAGCTTAGTCGTTTCCATTCAAAATTCATAAAGACTTGTTCAATTATGTTAAGAATTATATAACTATTTTACTCTTTTTTTACCATAGAACAGTAGGGCAAACTACTATTTTACTCTTTACAAGTCATGTGTACAAACGTTGTGTCGCCGCAGCCATATTTTTTCACTAGGGCGTCTATCACTGGCGAGCGCTCTGGTCTGCTTGCCATTATTACTATCACCCACCAGTGTCGGGTGATCAGTGCTACTCGCCAGTGAGCAAGTATAATAAGGCTGACTCAGCTGGCTATAAGCCCTTCCACGTCAGCCAAATCACATTTGGAGGGgagagaaagagggagagagaagcgAACGGGCGCTTCGTCAAGCGCCGGGCTGCAGCACAAGATACGAGAGCTTTGCGCCCGCTTGCAGCCCGTGGCGAGCGCTAGAGCCGGCGCTCTCGATCCCCTGCGCCTCTCCCGCCTCCGGCGCTTCTCCTTCCTCCTTCGCGCGCGAAAATCAGCCCATGCCGTCGCCCCAAATAGCTTCCTCGCGCCAAATCAAGCCTTCCAAATTTCCCCAAATCGCCACCTCTCCCGAACCCTAGAACTGTCGCCGGCGCACATCAAGGAGATGGGTCAGCAGTCCAAACAGACGCGCGCGCCGGCACCTCGTGAAGCCCCTCCACCAGCGCCTCTGCTCACCCCGCCGCCAGCGCATCTCCTGGTCCCGCCGCCGGCGCATCTGCTGGTCCCGCCACCGGCGCATCTGTTGGTCTCGCCGGCGCCTAAGTCCGCCCCGCCGCCGGGGATCCCGTCGGCCTTCCCTTCAAAGCAGAGAACAAGCACTTGGATCCCCACAAGACCACAAGAGTCTCTGGCGGCTAGTCTGCAGCAACCAAGTGAATCGGGTCCTACGGCTCAAGGTCCTTGCTGGGCACCGCCTGCTTGCATCGGTGACTCTACATCACCTTGATACATCGCTGGCAATATGGACTACTCTGATCCACAAGTATGGTATGAATTTTCTCCATTGCTTAACTCTGAATCGTGGTGTCATTTCTTAGAGCTGCTGACACACTTGTATGATATGCTAGTTAGATGATACACTATTTTTCCTTTAAATAGTTGCTGTGATCAATTCAGATTTTTCCTTTAAATAGTTGCTGTGATCAATTCAGATTTTTCCTTTAAATAGTTGTTGTGATCAATTCAGATTATTTTTCCTTTAAATAGTTGCTGTGATCAACTAGTATGCATCTCAAATGTATTGTATTCAGATTTTACAAATTTGAGTATATACTTGCATGTAGTTCGGTGTTGATCGCTCTTCGTTTCTTTATGTCGTTGAGCAGGGGAGTGGATTCTCACCCACCTGGTGGTTACCTTAGTTACTTTCAGAACACGGCATTGATTGCTAGGaagtattgattgcatgcattggcgaTGGGAGAAGTGTCCTCTTGCATGGAGGGGGCAATTCACCCGCGGCGATTATGGAGTACCAACGATGATCCTAGAAGCCGTTGCTTCCCAGGACCTTCGTATTTGGCATGCTTTTTTTGGAGTTGCTGGGTCAAATAATGATCTGAATGTGCTCAATCAATCCCCACTGTTTTTTGATGCACTGAAAGGAGAAGCCCCTCAAGTCCAATTTTCTGTCAATGGGAATGAGTATACCACAGGTTACTACCTTGCTGATGGTATATACCCAGAATGGGCTGCCTTCATGAAGACTATACCACTTCCCCAAATAGAGAAGCACAAGTTGTTTGCCCAGAAGCAAGAAGGGGCAAGGAAAGATGTCGAGCGCGCTTTTGGGGTATTACAGTTCCGTTTTACCATTGTCCGTCGGCCTGCACGTCTATGGAAGAGAAAGAGTGTTGGAAGGATCATGAGGGCTTGTGTGATTCTCCACAATATGATAATCGAAGATGAGACAGAGCAGGCAAAAATTCATATTGACTTGAATGAGATTCCGGGGGCTTCATTTGCTCTACCTCCCGAAGTGAATGTTGGTGGTAATCTATGTTTCGCAGATGTGTTGCGTAGAAAAGCTACTATTCGTGCTCGTCCACAGCATGCCCAACTTAAAAGTGATTTAGTCGAGCATATCTGGCATAAGTTTCAAAACAGCCATCATAATTAATCATGGTGGAATATTGATATCTGCATGTTCATATTCCTTTTTTTACTGTAACCTTGATATCTGACATGCATTTTTATTTCAGGAGTGAGCTGTGATGTGGTGATTGCGGCAGCTGTTACTTATAGGTATGCTTTCTCTGATCTTAAATTGTTCTTTTCGTTAACCAAATAGTTCTGTACTCTATAGTTTAGTCCGTGTGAATGTATTAGTGCTCAAGAAAATTTATTTGATCTGCCAACATGCTTGTATAGAGAGTGAGGTCTTCTTTATAGCTTGTTCCTCTTCCTATTGTTACAGTATTTGTTTTTACTGAACCTGTGTAGCTATACAGGATTTATAGAAGTGATTTTCTCCAGCATTACTACTCAGTGTTACTTCTTGATGTCACATGCTGTAAGTTAGCATTGGCTAAATTTTTAAGCTTGACCCGGTTCCTTTTCCATACAGTGGTTGAAGGTTATTGATGCAAATGAGTGGTTGCTCCTTTCCAGCGAAGTACCCTCCATGCTTTGTGACTTTTGTCATCGTCCAGATCAAAACTATGATTGTTGCTTGTGGTCGTGAACGGCTTGTTTGCCGGAGATGTTATCTATTATGTTTGCTGAATGCTTTCTTAAAGACTTATGTAATCTTAAGTAATTACTCATGATGCTATGGAGTAGTATGATGCTGTGTGACGTGTTTGGAGTACTATGATGCTGTATGACATATGTTTGTTGCCTAAATGCCAGTCAGTCTTCCTATTTCCTGGTTGCATGGATGGCATGTATATGTATGCTCTTTGAAATGGCCACAAAGATGTTGTTTACTATAGATCACAGCAGATCATATGCACCTGCAAGCAATAAATACTTCATATTAAATGGAGCCATGCTAATAGCCAGCCAAAACGCCAGACTACTATATGAGAGAAGGCTTTATGATGACATGGCATTGCTATATAGCCAGCAGCCGGTTGTGCTATTATCTTTGCTCTTGAAACCTAGTTACCGCTGGTGGGCGCCACCACGGCTGACATATTCGTAGTGGTGGGATCCCTCCACAGCAAAACCTGCCACTAATGGCCTTTCTGCCCCCGTCACGGCTAGCTTGTTCTGCTCAAGTGGGCATGGGGCCCACATGAATCCCCTCCGGCCCTCCATTGGCATGTGTCTTGTACCCAATGTTATTCTTTAACATACTTTTTTATTTTTTAGTCCGGAAAATCCTGAAATCAGAGACATAAAAATGTGCATGATTTTTGATTTTATTAATACGTTATTGAAAATAGATATAAAACTATGAATGTTTCGGTAAGTCAATGACATGAAAACTTCAAAAAATAGGTACGCAGTTCCATGACATGTCATTCTGTAGCAGTGATCTTACACAAGATTAGATTGAATGATGGTAGAGTGATATGAATATGTTTATCGAAAACAAGTCATCTGGTATGCAAAAAATGGGTTCGCGACAATCACGTGTAGTGAAGAAAAAAATTACATTTGTTTCCAAAGAAAATAATAAGGGAACACTTTACAGTTAGAACGAATTAAAGGAATGATTTACACAAGGACAACTATTTCAAAACTCATAACATCAATCTCATTCGTCAATAGGGTTTTCTATTCACCCTTGACAGTTGTTCCTAATCTCCCCGGCCCTCCCGGTCAATGGGGTTATGTTCCCCATTTTGACCATTGAGGCCTCAAAATTCTTGAAGAAGTCCATTACGGTGGCCCACTAGCACACTCTAGTGAGGCCCTCCAGCCGACTCAACTGAGGTCTCGGAGGCAAGGGCGAGGATATCAGCACAGGACACGATGCCATGGCACGCGTTCTCTAGCGCATGCTTGATACTGTCGACCACATCGAACCCGCGTGCTGACCTGTCATTGGCAGGGACCTCCTCCTCAGTCATGATCGGCGGGAGGTCGTTGTCGAGCAAAAGCGAGCCATCACAGCCCTTAACAAAAGCAATTGTGGAAGTGAAGGCGGATGAGGCTGGCTCGGATGCGCGTGTTGGCGAGACGGGCGTTCTGGATGACGCGTCGGACAATGTCACACGCACTGGGGCATGAGTCGTCGTAGAAGGATGAGCCCAACCCGGCACCGGCATCGCCATAACCGTAGGTTCCGTGGCTCAGCGCTAGGACCAGTGTTGCCATGAGCAACAGACTGTAGCGAGCAGCTAATGGGAAGCAAGAGGAGGCAGCCATGTGCCCTGCTACACGTTCAAAAGGGGGAGGCTAGAATTAAGCTGCTTAATTTGCCACTGATGGATGGATTGGCAAGTTAGCTGCTAGAAGGGAATGAACGAATATTGCAGAGATGGATGTGAGGGAAAACAGAACGGTATGGAAGCTATATATAGTCTAGCTCCACTGTTCAGGGTGTTGAACTTCTTGGTAGGATTTTGTTGAAGCGTGTTCACCACTTTATTAGTTAGAAATAATGATTACAATAAGAAGAGGTACAAATATTCTCCATAGGCTTCTCAAACCAATCTCTAGTTGCAGAAATTTCACTAGCCTAGCAAGTTTATGAGCAACCTTATTAGCTACCCTATTACAATGTTTAAATCTAGTCAAAGGAAAATCACATGCCATGAATTAGCAATCATCGCAGACTGCCGCCGCTCCTGCAGGTTGTCCTTCATTCTTCATTGTGTCAATGACTTTCATATTATTAGAGTTAATAACAAGACGATTACATCTCGTCTTTAGTGCAAGAATAAAGCCAAACCTAAGAGCCATCGCTTCTGCTCTCAGTACATAAGCATACCAATCGATCTCCCAGTTTTTTCCAACAACGAATTTTCCTTTGTCATCTTTGAGGACAACCCCAACCGTGCCCCTGAGCAAATCATGGTCAAAAGAAGCATCATCATTCAACTTAAAAAAACCGTAGGTGGTATGCTCCATCCTTCTTTTTTACTAGTCGCACAAGGGGGGTGAGGAAAACATTATGCCGTCATATCACGAACCCCTGTCAAAATTTGGTATACATATTGAGACTTTTCTTCTTAAACCAACATGCGTCTATCCCACCATAAGTACCAAGCGGTTATGCAATTAATTCACGTGCATTCTGGAAACCCAATATAGATAGTTATTGGTGTGGCATATGAAGTAAGAATTCAAGAACTGCCTCACCCTACTATCAATAACACAAATTTTTTTAATCGCCTCGCACATCCCCAACTTACCCCAAACCTCTTTTACCTTCTGCCACAAAAACAATACATGTTTTGTATCTTCCCATTCGAGCATGATGGGCAGAtgggtgtgatgtctactacgcaaccttcttcttgtagatgttgttgggcctccaagtgcagaggtttgtaggacagtagcaaatttccctcaagtgggtgacctaaggtttatcaatccgtgggaggtgtaggatgaagatagtctctctcaagcaaccctgcaaccaaataa
Coding sequences within:
- the LOC123075189 gene encoding uncharacterized protein, with the translated sequence MHWRWEKCPLAWRGQFTRGDYGVPTMILEAVASQDLRIWHAFFGVAGSNNDLNVLNQSPLFFDALKGEAPQVQFSVNGNEYTTGYYLADGIYPEWAAFMKTIPLPQIEKHKLFAQKQEGARKDVERAFGVLQFRFTIVRRPARLWKRKSVGRIMRACVILHNMIIEDETEQAKIHIDLNEIPGASFALPPEVNVGGVSCDVVIAAAVTYSG